A region of Scleropages formosus chromosome 2, fSclFor1.1, whole genome shotgun sequence DNA encodes the following proteins:
- the snphb gene encoding syntaphilin isoform X4, translating into MSAPPNRKSSSGSRRFNPLKALQPKRRLQQMLSSPSAFDYCRFVELDYIPMETGFMVSMRQSRGFLSPRSPERLNRRPAAPVSSRDPYGNSSLSSSSGSCKGSDGSPVPRRQVKYASCTDNHGIRPPPPEQYLTPLQQKEVCIRHLRARLKDTIDRLQDRDSEIDELKTQLSRMQEDWIEEECHRVEAQLALKEARKEIQQLKQVIDVVKSNLGHTDTGVQKYFQDINMQNHKLEKLLYTMELAQNGLAREDGAGPGAGLGLSRSCEGSPARSLTRSSTYTKLSDQALADKNGNAPDFPSLSGEETQDSGCVCGDSRASRADLLLEATLLSEETSSLLSACSRLPHSSTYEKLYSSDRALPLRCSRNCSSHSCIAHHHLFLHHLREQAIQTDCGPAYNPELDTIVEKVFKSQACSPTSTWFSEEGEDFDTITSATATTTAAEPTEPAVAPPPSSLSCTVELPPLEDKEVPLPPQTCQPKSASQPDEHGGVTVVVVEEDQDDDMEGGTEAEDSSASEAGGSGPPQKSYWSRHFLVDLLAVAMPVVPAVAWLCRGPRRGGQPVYNIGSLLRGCCTVALHSLRRGGGTRHYPAGGGGGLGGVEI; encoded by the exons ATGTCGGCGCCCCCTAACAGGAAGTCATCTTCGGGATCACGCAG ATTCAACCCCCTGAAGGCTCTGCAGCCAAAACGCCGCTTGCAGCAAATGTTGTCTTCCCCTTCTGC TTTTGACTATTGCAGGTTCGTAGAGCTAGACTACATTCCCATGGAGACAGGCTTTATGGTTTCAATGCGCCAAAGTCGTGGATTTCTGTCCCCACGTTCGCCGGAGCGGCTCAATCG ACGGCCTGCTGCTCCAGTCAGCTCAAGGGACCCTTATGGCAACTCCTccctcagcagcagctctgggTCCTGCAAGGGAAGCGATGGAAGCCCAGTGCCCAG GCGTCAGGTGAAGTATGCGTCCTGCACGGACAACCACGGGATCCGGCCACCTCCCCCGGAGCAGTATTTGACGCCCCTGCAGCAGAAGGAGGTGTGCATCCGGCACCTGCGAGCACGCCTCAAGGACACCATCGACCGGCTGCAGGACCG GGACTCGGAGATCGACGAGCTGAAGACTCAGCTCTCACGTATGCAGGAGGACTGGATCGAGGAGGAATGCCATCGTGTGGAGGCCCAGCTGGCTCTGAAGGAGGCGCGGAAGGAGATTCAGCAGCTGAAGCAGGTGATTGACGTGGTGAAGAGCAACCTGGGACACACAGACACCGGTGTGCAGAAGTACTTCCAGGACATCAACATGCAGAATCACAAGCTGGAAAAACTGCTGTACACCATGGAGCTGGCTCAGAACGGCTTGGCCAGGGAAGACGGAGCAGGACCAGGGGCAGGGCTGGGCCTGTCCAGGTCTTGCGAGGGTTCGCCAGCTCGCTCCCTCACACGCAGCTCTACCTACACCAAGCTGAGCGATCAGGCGCTGGCTGATAAGAACGGCAATGCCCCGGACTTCCCGAGCCTTTCGGGCGAGGAGACCCAGGACAGCGGCTGCGTCTGCGGGGACAGCAGGGCCAGCCGGGCCGACCTGCTGCTGGAGGCCACGCTGCTGTCCGAGGAGACGTCGTCCCTGCTGAGCGCCTGCTCCCGCCTGCCGCACTCCTCCACCTACGAGAAGCTGTACAGCAGCGACAGGGCCCTGCCGCTAAGGTGCAGCCGCAATTGCAGCAGCCACTCCTGCATCGCTCACCACCACCTGTTCTTACACCATCTCAGGGAGCAAGCCATCCAAACGGACTGCGGTCCAGCCTACAACCCCGAGCTGGACACCATTGTGGAGAAGGTGTTCAAGTCTCAGGCCTGCAGCCCTACATCCACCTGGTTCTCGGAGGAAGGCGAGGACTTCGACACCATCACCTCGGCAACTGCCACCACTACAGCGGCTGAGCCCACGGAGCCCGCTGTTGCCCCACCACCCTCATCCCTCTCCTGCACCGTGGAGCTGCCCCCTCTGGAGGACAAGGAGGTGCCGCTGCCTCCGCAGACCTGCCAGCCCAAGAGCGCATCCCAGCCAGACGAGCACGGTGGCGTcacggtggtggtggtggaggaggaccAGGACGACGACATGGAGGGAGGCACAGAAGCCGAGGATTCCTCCGCGTCTGAAGCTGGTGGGTCGGGACCGCCGCAGAAGAGCTACTGGAGCCGGCACTTCCTGGTGGATCTGTTGGCTGTCGCCATGCCTGTGGTGCCTGCTGTGGCCTGGTTGTGCCGGGGGCCCCGCAGAGGGGGGCAGCCTGTCTACAACATCGGCTCTCTGCTGCGAGGCTGCTGCACCGTTGCCCTGCACTCCCTGCGCAGAGGGGGTGGTACCCGGCACTACCCTGCGGGGGGCGGCGGTGGACTTGGGGGGGTAGAAATATGA
- the snphb gene encoding syntaphilin isoform X3: MYCLKVSAVFSCKCVLDICNRRRFRQAPNPKFFFWRLVCTQCNRLLCLVSFDYCRFVELDYIPMETGFMVSMRQSRGFLSPRSPERLNRRPAAPVSSRDPYGNSSLSSSSGSCKGSDGSPVPRRQVKYASCTDNHGIRPPPPEQYLTPLQQKEVCIRHLRARLKDTIDRLQDRDSEIDELKTQLSRMQEDWIEEECHRVEAQLALKEARKEIQQLKQVIDVVKSNLGHTDTGVQKYFQDINMQNHKLEKLLYTMELAQNGLAREDGAGPGAGLGLSRSCEGSPARSLTRSSTYTKLSDQALADKNGNAPDFPSLSGEETQDSGCVCGDSRASRADLLLEATLLSEETSSLLSACSRLPHSSTYEKLYSSDRALPLRCSRNCSSHSCIAHHHLFLHHLREQAIQTDCGPAYNPELDTIVEKVFKSQACSPTSTWFSEEGEDFDTITSATATTTAAEPTEPAVAPPPSSLSCTVELPPLEDKEVPLPPQTCQPKSASQPDEHGGVTVVVVEEDQDDDMEGGTEAEDSSASEAGGSGPPQKSYWSRHFLVDLLAVAMPVVPAVAWLCRGPRRGGQPVYNIGSLLRGCCTVALHSLRRGGGTRHYPAGGGGGLGGVEI; the protein is encoded by the exons ATGTACTGCTTAAAGGtgtcagctgtgttttcatgtAAATGTGTCTTGGATATTTGTAACAGAAGGCGGTTCCGGCAAGCCCCAAaccccaagttttttttttggcgacTGGTGTGCACCCAATGTAACAGACTTCTATGTCTGGTCAGTTTTGACTATTGCAGGTTCGTAGAGCTAGACTACATTCCCATGGAGACAGGCTTTATGGTTTCAATGCGCCAAAGTCGTGGATTTCTGTCCCCACGTTCGCCGGAGCGGCTCAATCG ACGGCCTGCTGCTCCAGTCAGCTCAAGGGACCCTTATGGCAACTCCTccctcagcagcagctctgggTCCTGCAAGGGAAGCGATGGAAGCCCAGTGCCCAG GCGTCAGGTGAAGTATGCGTCCTGCACGGACAACCACGGGATCCGGCCACCTCCCCCGGAGCAGTATTTGACGCCCCTGCAGCAGAAGGAGGTGTGCATCCGGCACCTGCGAGCACGCCTCAAGGACACCATCGACCGGCTGCAGGACCG GGACTCGGAGATCGACGAGCTGAAGACTCAGCTCTCACGTATGCAGGAGGACTGGATCGAGGAGGAATGCCATCGTGTGGAGGCCCAGCTGGCTCTGAAGGAGGCGCGGAAGGAGATTCAGCAGCTGAAGCAGGTGATTGACGTGGTGAAGAGCAACCTGGGACACACAGACACCGGTGTGCAGAAGTACTTCCAGGACATCAACATGCAGAATCACAAGCTGGAAAAACTGCTGTACACCATGGAGCTGGCTCAGAACGGCTTGGCCAGGGAAGACGGAGCAGGACCAGGGGCAGGGCTGGGCCTGTCCAGGTCTTGCGAGGGTTCGCCAGCTCGCTCCCTCACACGCAGCTCTACCTACACCAAGCTGAGCGATCAGGCGCTGGCTGATAAGAACGGCAATGCCCCGGACTTCCCGAGCCTTTCGGGCGAGGAGACCCAGGACAGCGGCTGCGTCTGCGGGGACAGCAGGGCCAGCCGGGCCGACCTGCTGCTGGAGGCCACGCTGCTGTCCGAGGAGACGTCGTCCCTGCTGAGCGCCTGCTCCCGCCTGCCGCACTCCTCCACCTACGAGAAGCTGTACAGCAGCGACAGGGCCCTGCCGCTAAGGTGCAGCCGCAATTGCAGCAGCCACTCCTGCATCGCTCACCACCACCTGTTCTTACACCATCTCAGGGAGCAAGCCATCCAAACGGACTGCGGTCCAGCCTACAACCCCGAGCTGGACACCATTGTGGAGAAGGTGTTCAAGTCTCAGGCCTGCAGCCCTACATCCACCTGGTTCTCGGAGGAAGGCGAGGACTTCGACACCATCACCTCGGCAACTGCCACCACTACAGCGGCTGAGCCCACGGAGCCCGCTGTTGCCCCACCACCCTCATCCCTCTCCTGCACCGTGGAGCTGCCCCCTCTGGAGGACAAGGAGGTGCCGCTGCCTCCGCAGACCTGCCAGCCCAAGAGCGCATCCCAGCCAGACGAGCACGGTGGCGTcacggtggtggtggtggaggaggaccAGGACGACGACATGGAGGGAGGCACAGAAGCCGAGGATTCCTCCGCGTCTGAAGCTGGTGGGTCGGGACCGCCGCAGAAGAGCTACTGGAGCCGGCACTTCCTGGTGGATCTGTTGGCTGTCGCCATGCCTGTGGTGCCTGCTGTGGCCTGGTTGTGCCGGGGGCCCCGCAGAGGGGGGCAGCCTGTCTACAACATCGGCTCTCTGCTGCGAGGCTGCTGCACCGTTGCCCTGCACTCCCTGCGCAGAGGGGGTGGTACCCGGCACTACCCTGCGGGGGGCGGCGGTGGACTTGGGGGGGTAGAAATATGA
- the snphb gene encoding syntaphilin isoform X6 yields the protein METGFMVSMRQSRGFLSPRSPERLNRRPAAPVSSRDPYGNSSLSSSSGSCKGSDGSPVPRAAIACGSHCTTHRRQVKYASCTDNHGIRPPPPEQYLTPLQQKEVCIRHLRARLKDTIDRLQDRDSEIDELKTQLSRMQEDWIEEECHRVEAQLALKEARKEIQQLKQVIDVVKSNLGHTDTGVQKYFQDINMQNHKLEKLLYTMELAQNGLAREDGAGPGAGLGLSRSCEGSPARSLTRSSTYTKLSDQALADKNGNAPDFPSLSGEETQDSGCVCGDSRASRADLLLEATLLSEETSSLLSACSRLPHSSTYEKLYSSDRALPLRCSRNCSSHSCIAHHHLFLHHLREQAIQTDCGPAYNPELDTIVEKVFKSQACSPTSTWFSEEGEDFDTITSATATTTAAEPTEPAVAPPPSSLSCTVELPPLEDKEVPLPPQTCQPKSASQPDEHGGVTVVVVEEDQDDDMEGGTEAEDSSASEAGGSGPPQKSYWSRHFLVDLLAVAMPVVPAVAWLCRGPRRGGQPVYNIGSLLRGCCTVALHSLRRGGGTRHYPAGGGGGLGGVEI from the exons ATGGAGACAGGCTTTATGGTTTCAATGCGCCAAAGTCGTGGATTTCTGTCCCCACGTTCGCCGGAGCGGCTCAATCG ACGGCCTGCTGCTCCAGTCAGCTCAAGGGACCCTTATGGCAACTCCTccctcagcagcagctctgggTCCTGCAAGGGAAGCGATGGAAGCCCAGTGCCCAG GGCAGCCATTGCCTGTGGATCTCACTGTACCACTCATAGGCGTCAGGTGAAGTATGCGTCCTGCACGGACAACCACGGGATCCGGCCACCTCCCCCGGAGCAGTATTTGACGCCCCTGCAGCAGAAGGAGGTGTGCATCCGGCACCTGCGAGCACGCCTCAAGGACACCATCGACCGGCTGCAGGACCG GGACTCGGAGATCGACGAGCTGAAGACTCAGCTCTCACGTATGCAGGAGGACTGGATCGAGGAGGAATGCCATCGTGTGGAGGCCCAGCTGGCTCTGAAGGAGGCGCGGAAGGAGATTCAGCAGCTGAAGCAGGTGATTGACGTGGTGAAGAGCAACCTGGGACACACAGACACCGGTGTGCAGAAGTACTTCCAGGACATCAACATGCAGAATCACAAGCTGGAAAAACTGCTGTACACCATGGAGCTGGCTCAGAACGGCTTGGCCAGGGAAGACGGAGCAGGACCAGGGGCAGGGCTGGGCCTGTCCAGGTCTTGCGAGGGTTCGCCAGCTCGCTCCCTCACACGCAGCTCTACCTACACCAAGCTGAGCGATCAGGCGCTGGCTGATAAGAACGGCAATGCCCCGGACTTCCCGAGCCTTTCGGGCGAGGAGACCCAGGACAGCGGCTGCGTCTGCGGGGACAGCAGGGCCAGCCGGGCCGACCTGCTGCTGGAGGCCACGCTGCTGTCCGAGGAGACGTCGTCCCTGCTGAGCGCCTGCTCCCGCCTGCCGCACTCCTCCACCTACGAGAAGCTGTACAGCAGCGACAGGGCCCTGCCGCTAAGGTGCAGCCGCAATTGCAGCAGCCACTCCTGCATCGCTCACCACCACCTGTTCTTACACCATCTCAGGGAGCAAGCCATCCAAACGGACTGCGGTCCAGCCTACAACCCCGAGCTGGACACCATTGTGGAGAAGGTGTTCAAGTCTCAGGCCTGCAGCCCTACATCCACCTGGTTCTCGGAGGAAGGCGAGGACTTCGACACCATCACCTCGGCAACTGCCACCACTACAGCGGCTGAGCCCACGGAGCCCGCTGTTGCCCCACCACCCTCATCCCTCTCCTGCACCGTGGAGCTGCCCCCTCTGGAGGACAAGGAGGTGCCGCTGCCTCCGCAGACCTGCCAGCCCAAGAGCGCATCCCAGCCAGACGAGCACGGTGGCGTcacggtggtggtggtggaggaggaccAGGACGACGACATGGAGGGAGGCACAGAAGCCGAGGATTCCTCCGCGTCTGAAGCTGGTGGGTCGGGACCGCCGCAGAAGAGCTACTGGAGCCGGCACTTCCTGGTGGATCTGTTGGCTGTCGCCATGCCTGTGGTGCCTGCTGTGGCCTGGTTGTGCCGGGGGCCCCGCAGAGGGGGGCAGCCTGTCTACAACATCGGCTCTCTGCTGCGAGGCTGCTGCACCGTTGCCCTGCACTCCCTGCGCAGAGGGGGTGGTACCCGGCACTACCCTGCGGGGGGCGGCGGTGGACTTGGGGGGGTAGAAATATGA
- the snphb gene encoding syntaphilin isoform X7, whose amino-acid sequence MSAPPNRKSSSGSRRRPAAPVSSRDPYGNSSLSSSSGSCKGSDGSPVPRAAIACGSHCTTHRRQVKYASCTDNHGIRPPPPEQYLTPLQQKEVCIRHLRARLKDTIDRLQDRDSEIDELKTQLSRMQEDWIEEECHRVEAQLALKEARKEIQQLKQVIDVVKSNLGHTDTGVQKYFQDINMQNHKLEKLLYTMELAQNGLAREDGAGPGAGLGLSRSCEGSPARSLTRSSTYTKLSDQALADKNGNAPDFPSLSGEETQDSGCVCGDSRASRADLLLEATLLSEETSSLLSACSRLPHSSTYEKLYSSDRALPLRCSRNCSSHSCIAHHHLFLHHLREQAIQTDCGPAYNPELDTIVEKVFKSQACSPTSTWFSEEGEDFDTITSATATTTAAEPTEPAVAPPPSSLSCTVELPPLEDKEVPLPPQTCQPKSASQPDEHGGVTVVVVEEDQDDDMEGGTEAEDSSASEAGGSGPPQKSYWSRHFLVDLLAVAMPVVPAVAWLCRGPRRGGQPVYNIGSLLRGCCTVALHSLRRGGGTRHYPAGGGGGLGGVEI is encoded by the exons ATGTCGGCGCCCCCTAACAGGAAGTCATCTTCGGGATCACGCAG ACGGCCTGCTGCTCCAGTCAGCTCAAGGGACCCTTATGGCAACTCCTccctcagcagcagctctgggTCCTGCAAGGGAAGCGATGGAAGCCCAGTGCCCAG GGCAGCCATTGCCTGTGGATCTCACTGTACCACTCATAGGCGTCAGGTGAAGTATGCGTCCTGCACGGACAACCACGGGATCCGGCCACCTCCCCCGGAGCAGTATTTGACGCCCCTGCAGCAGAAGGAGGTGTGCATCCGGCACCTGCGAGCACGCCTCAAGGACACCATCGACCGGCTGCAGGACCG GGACTCGGAGATCGACGAGCTGAAGACTCAGCTCTCACGTATGCAGGAGGACTGGATCGAGGAGGAATGCCATCGTGTGGAGGCCCAGCTGGCTCTGAAGGAGGCGCGGAAGGAGATTCAGCAGCTGAAGCAGGTGATTGACGTGGTGAAGAGCAACCTGGGACACACAGACACCGGTGTGCAGAAGTACTTCCAGGACATCAACATGCAGAATCACAAGCTGGAAAAACTGCTGTACACCATGGAGCTGGCTCAGAACGGCTTGGCCAGGGAAGACGGAGCAGGACCAGGGGCAGGGCTGGGCCTGTCCAGGTCTTGCGAGGGTTCGCCAGCTCGCTCCCTCACACGCAGCTCTACCTACACCAAGCTGAGCGATCAGGCGCTGGCTGATAAGAACGGCAATGCCCCGGACTTCCCGAGCCTTTCGGGCGAGGAGACCCAGGACAGCGGCTGCGTCTGCGGGGACAGCAGGGCCAGCCGGGCCGACCTGCTGCTGGAGGCCACGCTGCTGTCCGAGGAGACGTCGTCCCTGCTGAGCGCCTGCTCCCGCCTGCCGCACTCCTCCACCTACGAGAAGCTGTACAGCAGCGACAGGGCCCTGCCGCTAAGGTGCAGCCGCAATTGCAGCAGCCACTCCTGCATCGCTCACCACCACCTGTTCTTACACCATCTCAGGGAGCAAGCCATCCAAACGGACTGCGGTCCAGCCTACAACCCCGAGCTGGACACCATTGTGGAGAAGGTGTTCAAGTCTCAGGCCTGCAGCCCTACATCCACCTGGTTCTCGGAGGAAGGCGAGGACTTCGACACCATCACCTCGGCAACTGCCACCACTACAGCGGCTGAGCCCACGGAGCCCGCTGTTGCCCCACCACCCTCATCCCTCTCCTGCACCGTGGAGCTGCCCCCTCTGGAGGACAAGGAGGTGCCGCTGCCTCCGCAGACCTGCCAGCCCAAGAGCGCATCCCAGCCAGACGAGCACGGTGGCGTcacggtggtggtggtggaggaggaccAGGACGACGACATGGAGGGAGGCACAGAAGCCGAGGATTCCTCCGCGTCTGAAGCTGGTGGGTCGGGACCGCCGCAGAAGAGCTACTGGAGCCGGCACTTCCTGGTGGATCTGTTGGCTGTCGCCATGCCTGTGGTGCCTGCTGTGGCCTGGTTGTGCCGGGGGCCCCGCAGAGGGGGGCAGCCTGTCTACAACATCGGCTCTCTGCTGCGAGGCTGCTGCACCGTTGCCCTGCACTCCCTGCGCAGAGGGGGTGGTACCCGGCACTACCCTGCGGGGGGCGGCGGTGGACTTGGGGGGGTAGAAATATGA
- the snphb gene encoding syntaphilin isoform X2, with product MSAPPNRKSSSGSRRFNPLKALQPKRRLQQMLSSPSAFDYCRFVELDYIPMETGFMVSMRQSRGFLSPRSPERLNRRPAAPVSSRDPYGNSSLSSSSGSCKGSDGSPVPRAAIACGSHCTTHRRQVKYASCTDNHGIRPPPPEQYLTPLQQKEVCIRHLRARLKDTIDRLQDRDSEIDELKTQLSRMQEDWIEEECHRVEAQLALKEARKEIQQLKQVIDVVKSNLGHTDTGVQKYFQDINMQNHKLEKLLYTMELAQNGLAREDGAGPGAGLGLSRSCEGSPARSLTRSSTYTKLSDQALADKNGNAPDFPSLSGEETQDSGCVCGDSRASRADLLLEATLLSEETSSLLSACSRLPHSSTYEKLYSSDRALPLRCSRNCSSHSCIAHHHLFLHHLREQAIQTDCGPAYNPELDTIVEKVFKSQACSPTSTWFSEEGEDFDTITSATATTTAAEPTEPAVAPPPSSLSCTVELPPLEDKEVPLPPQTCQPKSASQPDEHGGVTVVVVEEDQDDDMEGGTEAEDSSASEAGGSGPPQKSYWSRHFLVDLLAVAMPVVPAVAWLCRGPRRGGQPVYNIGSLLRGCCTVALHSLRRGGGTRHYPAGGGGGLGGVEI from the exons ATGTCGGCGCCCCCTAACAGGAAGTCATCTTCGGGATCACGCAG ATTCAACCCCCTGAAGGCTCTGCAGCCAAAACGCCGCTTGCAGCAAATGTTGTCTTCCCCTTCTGC TTTTGACTATTGCAGGTTCGTAGAGCTAGACTACATTCCCATGGAGACAGGCTTTATGGTTTCAATGCGCCAAAGTCGTGGATTTCTGTCCCCACGTTCGCCGGAGCGGCTCAATCG ACGGCCTGCTGCTCCAGTCAGCTCAAGGGACCCTTATGGCAACTCCTccctcagcagcagctctgggTCCTGCAAGGGAAGCGATGGAAGCCCAGTGCCCAG GGCAGCCATTGCCTGTGGATCTCACTGTACCACTCATAGGCGTCAGGTGAAGTATGCGTCCTGCACGGACAACCACGGGATCCGGCCACCTCCCCCGGAGCAGTATTTGACGCCCCTGCAGCAGAAGGAGGTGTGCATCCGGCACCTGCGAGCACGCCTCAAGGACACCATCGACCGGCTGCAGGACCG GGACTCGGAGATCGACGAGCTGAAGACTCAGCTCTCACGTATGCAGGAGGACTGGATCGAGGAGGAATGCCATCGTGTGGAGGCCCAGCTGGCTCTGAAGGAGGCGCGGAAGGAGATTCAGCAGCTGAAGCAGGTGATTGACGTGGTGAAGAGCAACCTGGGACACACAGACACCGGTGTGCAGAAGTACTTCCAGGACATCAACATGCAGAATCACAAGCTGGAAAAACTGCTGTACACCATGGAGCTGGCTCAGAACGGCTTGGCCAGGGAAGACGGAGCAGGACCAGGGGCAGGGCTGGGCCTGTCCAGGTCTTGCGAGGGTTCGCCAGCTCGCTCCCTCACACGCAGCTCTACCTACACCAAGCTGAGCGATCAGGCGCTGGCTGATAAGAACGGCAATGCCCCGGACTTCCCGAGCCTTTCGGGCGAGGAGACCCAGGACAGCGGCTGCGTCTGCGGGGACAGCAGGGCCAGCCGGGCCGACCTGCTGCTGGAGGCCACGCTGCTGTCCGAGGAGACGTCGTCCCTGCTGAGCGCCTGCTCCCGCCTGCCGCACTCCTCCACCTACGAGAAGCTGTACAGCAGCGACAGGGCCCTGCCGCTAAGGTGCAGCCGCAATTGCAGCAGCCACTCCTGCATCGCTCACCACCACCTGTTCTTACACCATCTCAGGGAGCAAGCCATCCAAACGGACTGCGGTCCAGCCTACAACCCCGAGCTGGACACCATTGTGGAGAAGGTGTTCAAGTCTCAGGCCTGCAGCCCTACATCCACCTGGTTCTCGGAGGAAGGCGAGGACTTCGACACCATCACCTCGGCAACTGCCACCACTACAGCGGCTGAGCCCACGGAGCCCGCTGTTGCCCCACCACCCTCATCCCTCTCCTGCACCGTGGAGCTGCCCCCTCTGGAGGACAAGGAGGTGCCGCTGCCTCCGCAGACCTGCCAGCCCAAGAGCGCATCCCAGCCAGACGAGCACGGTGGCGTcacggtggtggtggtggaggaggaccAGGACGACGACATGGAGGGAGGCACAGAAGCCGAGGATTCCTCCGCGTCTGAAGCTGGTGGGTCGGGACCGCCGCAGAAGAGCTACTGGAGCCGGCACTTCCTGGTGGATCTGTTGGCTGTCGCCATGCCTGTGGTGCCTGCTGTGGCCTGGTTGTGCCGGGGGCCCCGCAGAGGGGGGCAGCCTGTCTACAACATCGGCTCTCTGCTGCGAGGCTGCTGCACCGTTGCCCTGCACTCCCTGCGCAGAGGGGGTGGTACCCGGCACTACCCTGCGGGGGGCGGCGGTGGACTTGGGGGGGTAGAAATATGA
- the snphb gene encoding syntaphilin isoform X8, with product MSAPPNRKSSSGSRRRPAAPVSSRDPYGNSSLSSSSGSCKGSDGSPVPRRQVKYASCTDNHGIRPPPPEQYLTPLQQKEVCIRHLRARLKDTIDRLQDRDSEIDELKTQLSRMQEDWIEEECHRVEAQLALKEARKEIQQLKQVIDVVKSNLGHTDTGVQKYFQDINMQNHKLEKLLYTMELAQNGLAREDGAGPGAGLGLSRSCEGSPARSLTRSSTYTKLSDQALADKNGNAPDFPSLSGEETQDSGCVCGDSRASRADLLLEATLLSEETSSLLSACSRLPHSSTYEKLYSSDRALPLRCSRNCSSHSCIAHHHLFLHHLREQAIQTDCGPAYNPELDTIVEKVFKSQACSPTSTWFSEEGEDFDTITSATATTTAAEPTEPAVAPPPSSLSCTVELPPLEDKEVPLPPQTCQPKSASQPDEHGGVTVVVVEEDQDDDMEGGTEAEDSSASEAGGSGPPQKSYWSRHFLVDLLAVAMPVVPAVAWLCRGPRRGGQPVYNIGSLLRGCCTVALHSLRRGGGTRHYPAGGGGGLGGVEI from the exons ATGTCGGCGCCCCCTAACAGGAAGTCATCTTCGGGATCACGCAG ACGGCCTGCTGCTCCAGTCAGCTCAAGGGACCCTTATGGCAACTCCTccctcagcagcagctctgggTCCTGCAAGGGAAGCGATGGAAGCCCAGTGCCCAG GCGTCAGGTGAAGTATGCGTCCTGCACGGACAACCACGGGATCCGGCCACCTCCCCCGGAGCAGTATTTGACGCCCCTGCAGCAGAAGGAGGTGTGCATCCGGCACCTGCGAGCACGCCTCAAGGACACCATCGACCGGCTGCAGGACCG GGACTCGGAGATCGACGAGCTGAAGACTCAGCTCTCACGTATGCAGGAGGACTGGATCGAGGAGGAATGCCATCGTGTGGAGGCCCAGCTGGCTCTGAAGGAGGCGCGGAAGGAGATTCAGCAGCTGAAGCAGGTGATTGACGTGGTGAAGAGCAACCTGGGACACACAGACACCGGTGTGCAGAAGTACTTCCAGGACATCAACATGCAGAATCACAAGCTGGAAAAACTGCTGTACACCATGGAGCTGGCTCAGAACGGCTTGGCCAGGGAAGACGGAGCAGGACCAGGGGCAGGGCTGGGCCTGTCCAGGTCTTGCGAGGGTTCGCCAGCTCGCTCCCTCACACGCAGCTCTACCTACACCAAGCTGAGCGATCAGGCGCTGGCTGATAAGAACGGCAATGCCCCGGACTTCCCGAGCCTTTCGGGCGAGGAGACCCAGGACAGCGGCTGCGTCTGCGGGGACAGCAGGGCCAGCCGGGCCGACCTGCTGCTGGAGGCCACGCTGCTGTCCGAGGAGACGTCGTCCCTGCTGAGCGCCTGCTCCCGCCTGCCGCACTCCTCCACCTACGAGAAGCTGTACAGCAGCGACAGGGCCCTGCCGCTAAGGTGCAGCCGCAATTGCAGCAGCCACTCCTGCATCGCTCACCACCACCTGTTCTTACACCATCTCAGGGAGCAAGCCATCCAAACGGACTGCGGTCCAGCCTACAACCCCGAGCTGGACACCATTGTGGAGAAGGTGTTCAAGTCTCAGGCCTGCAGCCCTACATCCACCTGGTTCTCGGAGGAAGGCGAGGACTTCGACACCATCACCTCGGCAACTGCCACCACTACAGCGGCTGAGCCCACGGAGCCCGCTGTTGCCCCACCACCCTCATCCCTCTCCTGCACCGTGGAGCTGCCCCCTCTGGAGGACAAGGAGGTGCCGCTGCCTCCGCAGACCTGCCAGCCCAAGAGCGCATCCCAGCCAGACGAGCACGGTGGCGTcacggtggtggtggtggaggaggaccAGGACGACGACATGGAGGGAGGCACAGAAGCCGAGGATTCCTCCGCGTCTGAAGCTGGTGGGTCGGGACCGCCGCAGAAGAGCTACTGGAGCCGGCACTTCCTGGTGGATCTGTTGGCTGTCGCCATGCCTGTGGTGCCTGCTGTGGCCTGGTTGTGCCGGGGGCCCCGCAGAGGGGGGCAGCCTGTCTACAACATCGGCTCTCTGCTGCGAGGCTGCTGCACCGTTGCCCTGCACTCCCTGCGCAGAGGGGGTGGTACCCGGCACTACCCTGCGGGGGGCGGCGGTGGACTTGGGGGGGTAGAAATATGA